Proteins encoded by one window of Chondromyces crocatus:
- a CDS encoding response regulator produces MAKQQLLLVDADPRSLRVLEVSLRKAGYSVTTAKDGADALAKLEVSTPDLVLTDSRLPNLDGYGLVRGMKEHAEWASIPVVFLTSQKSIEDKIRGLELGIEDYLTKPIFVRELIARVKLLLARREREGFTTRSGPSGRMRFSGAIADMNVVDLLQTFEVSRKSGVVHLASGEDEAHIYFRDGKVVDATLGRLAGEEAVYRALLWSEGTFEVEFCKVECPDVIDASTQGLLMEGMRRVDEWGRLLEALPPLSTLFEVDHEELLERLNEIPDELNGILRLFDGRRTLMQVVDTSPFEDLSTLATISKLYFEGLLVPAAAPAGATEDVVPSVDPETGQEEFHGPPTLGPRLRRMSLGQGSDAEQGPLSSTGDELAEDGGVVPAPLSVQPLGLSLPGRGSADAPAPGVNTTMEAAVLHRGVTEGDREPAAVGVAVGPSDDASEGDQAGDASRGTEVETGDRATPVGPLTRDALDRVFAPVAVMEAAREIPPGDSAEAPVRAEVEEEATREAQQPTALAVLEGERAGGEGGIAVVDPAIPANEGGPTASSEVRGARGHAPEEGAVQPPRRHAEHEEDVDEEAAALGATLGHPEREARRARLLRVVVGVVVGLVLSIGGIWAVNRSRKGARPSTVEVSASPEPSGVGASGSSVATIPAVGHEVPAAVHTASAEPEPSLMAEPSLTAEPSLMAEPSLTAEPNGATTATAQGSPSSTASAAPAATGAATAKPAGGPGFVDDEKAPLTTRVMRAMEAGQGARAVQLAQQLTSGSPGSASAWHLRGAAEQSAGRGGMASFRKCAELAPPDSELNAECKALAGMH; encoded by the coding sequence GTGGCGAAGCAACAACTGCTCCTGGTCGACGCCGATCCACGCAGCCTGCGCGTCCTCGAGGTCAGCCTGAGGAAAGCCGGGTACAGCGTCACCACGGCGAAGGACGGCGCCGACGCGCTGGCCAAGCTCGAGGTGTCGACGCCCGATCTGGTCCTCACGGACAGCCGGCTCCCGAACCTGGACGGCTACGGTCTGGTCCGTGGGATGAAGGAGCACGCGGAGTGGGCCTCGATCCCGGTGGTGTTCCTGACGAGCCAGAAGTCGATCGAGGACAAGATCCGGGGGCTCGAGCTCGGGATCGAGGACTACCTCACCAAGCCCATCTTCGTCCGTGAACTGATCGCGCGGGTGAAGCTGCTCCTGGCACGGCGAGAGCGGGAGGGTTTCACGACCCGCTCGGGGCCGAGTGGGCGGATGCGGTTCTCGGGGGCGATCGCGGACATGAACGTGGTCGACCTGCTGCAGACCTTCGAGGTGAGCCGGAAGAGCGGCGTGGTCCACCTCGCGAGCGGGGAGGACGAGGCGCACATCTACTTCCGCGATGGCAAGGTGGTGGACGCCACGCTGGGGCGTCTCGCGGGGGAGGAGGCGGTTTACCGTGCCTTGCTCTGGAGTGAGGGGACGTTCGAGGTCGAGTTCTGCAAGGTGGAGTGCCCCGATGTGATCGACGCCTCGACGCAGGGGCTGCTCATGGAGGGGATGCGGCGGGTGGACGAGTGGGGGCGACTTCTGGAGGCGCTGCCGCCGCTCAGCACGCTGTTCGAGGTCGATCACGAGGAGCTGCTCGAGCGGCTGAACGAGATCCCGGATGAGCTGAACGGCATCCTGCGCCTGTTCGATGGGCGGCGGACGTTGATGCAGGTGGTCGATACGTCGCCGTTCGAGGATCTGTCGACGCTGGCGACGATCTCGAAGCTGTACTTCGAGGGGCTCCTGGTGCCGGCAGCAGCGCCCGCGGGAGCGACCGAAGACGTGGTTCCCAGTGTGGATCCGGAGACCGGCCAGGAAGAGTTCCACGGTCCGCCAACGCTCGGTCCGCGGCTGCGGAGGATGAGCCTGGGGCAAGGCAGCGATGCCGAGCAGGGGCCGCTGTCCTCGACTGGAGACGAGCTCGCGGAGGATGGTGGGGTGGTCCCCGCTCCGCTCTCGGTGCAGCCGCTGGGCCTCTCGCTGCCGGGCCGGGGGAGCGCGGACGCGCCGGCGCCGGGTGTGAACACCACGATGGAGGCGGCGGTCTTGCACCGTGGCGTGACGGAAGGGGACAGAGAGCCAGCGGCGGTCGGGGTCGCGGTGGGCCCGAGCGACGACGCGTCCGAGGGGGACCAGGCTGGGGACGCGTCGAGAGGGACCGAAGTCGAAACCGGGGACCGCGCGACCCCTGTGGGACCGTTGACGCGCGATGCGCTGGACCGCGTGTTCGCTCCCGTGGCGGTGATGGAGGCTGCGCGGGAGATCCCGCCGGGGGACTCGGCTGAGGCTCCGGTTCGCGCTGAGGTCGAGGAGGAGGCCACCCGGGAAGCGCAGCAACCCACGGCGCTCGCTGTGCTCGAAGGGGAGCGAGCGGGCGGTGAGGGAGGGATCGCGGTGGTCGATCCTGCGATCCCCGCGAACGAGGGGGGACCCACGGCCTCGAGTGAGGTGCGTGGTGCGCGTGGGCACGCGCCGGAAGAAGGCGCTGTGCAGCCCCCGCGGCGGCATGCCGAGCACGAAGAGGATGTGGACGAGGAGGCCGCGGCGCTGGGAGCGACGCTTGGGCATCCGGAACGTGAAGCGAGGCGTGCGCGACTGCTGCGGGTGGTCGTGGGCGTCGTGGTCGGGCTCGTGCTGAGCATCGGCGGTATCTGGGCGGTGAACCGGTCGAGGAAGGGCGCCAGGCCTTCCACGGTGGAGGTCAGCGCGTCTCCCGAGCCTTCGGGCGTGGGGGCGTCGGGTTCATCGGTCGCCACGATTCCCGCGGTCGGTCATGAAGTCCCGGCGGCGGTACACACGGCGAGCGCAGAGCCGGAGCCGAGCCTCATGGCCGAGCCGAGCCTGACGGCGGAGCCGAGCCTCATGGCCGAGCCGAGCCTGACGGCGGAGCCGAACGGCGCCACGACGGCCACGGCGCAGGGCTCGCCGAGTTCCACAGCTTCGGCCGCACCAGCGGCGACCGGAGCCGCGACCGCGAAGCCGGCTGGTGGTCCTGGGTTCGTCGATGACGAGAAGGCGCCTCTCACGACGCGGGTCATGCGGGCGATGGAAGCCGGGCAGGGGGCGCGCGCCGTGCAACTCGCGCAGCAGCTGACGTCAGGTTCGCCAGGGAGCGCGAGCGCCTGGCACCTCCGTGGCGCCGCGGAGCAGTCGGCGGGGCGCGGTGGGATGGCGTCGTTCCGGAAATGCGCAGAGCTCGCGCCTCCCGACTCGGAGCTGAACGCGGAATGCAAAGCCCTCGCCGGGATGCACTGA
- a CDS encoding alpha/beta fold hydrolase, which produces MLDHVVRDVTASGVRMRVLEAGADTSPALVLIHDFLTSRLAFEDIIGPLSTRFHVLAPDLPGFGESEKPSAARYAYGIEAFAEAIADLIAAFGVGRAHLCGHSLGGAVAITLAAEHPELVQRLVVEDSLCYPFPMGMRRKLPLVPVIGGIFFKQLWGRALFRSFFRDEIYGRHATFPAARVERHYELFNGPSARESAHAVLRAGLDARPVVARLTRIATPTLVVWGRDDRLFPAVSAQRLAREIPGARLEIMDAGHSPHEERPREFVALLTQFLEGRR; this is translated from the coding sequence GTGCTTGATCATGTCGTGCGGGATGTCACCGCCAGCGGGGTCCGGATGCGGGTGCTGGAGGCAGGCGCCGACACCAGCCCTGCACTGGTGCTCATCCACGACTTCCTTACGAGCCGTCTGGCGTTCGAGGACATCATCGGGCCGCTGTCCACGCGCTTTCATGTGCTCGCCCCCGATCTTCCTGGCTTCGGCGAGAGCGAGAAGCCCAGCGCAGCCCGGTACGCCTATGGCATCGAGGCTTTCGCCGAGGCGATCGCCGACCTCATCGCGGCCTTCGGGGTCGGCAGGGCTCACCTCTGCGGTCACTCCCTGGGTGGCGCCGTCGCCATCACCCTGGCAGCAGAACACCCGGAGCTCGTACAGCGGCTCGTGGTCGAGGATTCGCTCTGTTACCCGTTCCCGATGGGGATGAGGAGAAAGCTGCCCCTCGTCCCGGTGATCGGGGGGATCTTCTTCAAGCAGCTCTGGGGGCGCGCCCTGTTCCGCTCCTTCTTCCGTGATGAGATCTACGGGCGCCATGCGACGTTCCCTGCCGCTCGCGTCGAGCGCCACTACGAGCTGTTCAACGGCCCCTCGGCCCGAGAGAGCGCGCACGCCGTACTCCGCGCCGGGCTCGACGCGCGGCCAGTGGTGGCCCGGCTCACCCGTATCGCCACCCCGACGCTGGTGGTGTGGGGGCGCGACGATCGGCTCTTCCCTGCCGTGAGCGCCCAGCGACTGGCTCGGGAGATCCCCGGGGCGCGGCTCGAAATCATGGACGCCGGCCACTCGCCGCACGAGGAACGTCCTCGTGAGTTCGTCGCGCTCCTGACGCAGTTTCTGGAAGGCAGACGCTGA
- a CDS encoding SPFH domain-containing protein produces MGILDFVKSGVREMMIARPDALKHLIVYKHPDQNIPFWSQLTVDSDECALFFKDGRYVGHLPPGRHTLQSQNIPFLNNLVNKFTGGDVFIAEVFFVKTQPVRGLPFGGPLESMEDPILYEFVTPRIFGEFSLVVVDPVRFVIGYHGQAAGANDNDVILSWIKGKFFMSVKTVIAQTCAQQQKSLLNLGGMSMELAARIVQSAPNLEEIGVRVLEIGNFNINFAAEDQKLLREANKSRGEARRGVGIAADQARAKQFELDQKFGQDARYTQMAGGWNQYAAGQAMLGAGEGMAKGGGDAGVAGLGAQMAVGVGMAHMMNPAHQQGYGHQGYPGAPPQGAPPGYPGAPPGYPGAPQGYPGAPQGYPGAPQPAAAAGAGGAQTVEQRLQRLAELKSKGLISEEDFQARKAKILEEI; encoded by the coding sequence ATGGGGATTCTGGATTTCGTCAAGAGCGGCGTCCGCGAGATGATGATCGCGCGCCCGGATGCACTGAAACATCTCATCGTCTACAAGCATCCGGATCAGAACATCCCCTTCTGGTCGCAGCTCACCGTCGATAGCGACGAGTGTGCCCTGTTCTTCAAGGACGGGCGCTACGTCGGTCATCTACCGCCCGGCCGGCACACGCTGCAGAGCCAGAACATCCCGTTCCTGAACAACCTCGTGAACAAGTTCACGGGCGGGGACGTGTTCATCGCGGAGGTCTTCTTCGTGAAGACCCAGCCCGTGCGCGGTCTGCCGTTCGGCGGTCCCCTGGAGTCGATGGAGGATCCGATCCTCTACGAGTTCGTCACGCCCCGCATCTTCGGCGAGTTCTCGCTGGTGGTGGTGGACCCGGTGCGCTTCGTCATCGGCTACCACGGGCAGGCGGCCGGCGCGAACGACAACGACGTCATCCTGAGCTGGATCAAGGGCAAGTTCTTCATGTCGGTGAAGACGGTGATCGCCCAGACCTGCGCGCAGCAGCAGAAGAGCCTGCTCAACCTCGGCGGGATGAGCATGGAGCTGGCCGCCCGCATCGTTCAGTCGGCGCCGAACCTCGAGGAGATCGGGGTGCGGGTGCTGGAGATCGGCAACTTCAACATCAACTTCGCGGCCGAGGACCAGAAGCTCCTGCGCGAGGCCAACAAGTCGCGCGGCGAGGCTCGGCGCGGGGTCGGGATCGCTGCCGATCAGGCGCGGGCGAAGCAGTTCGAGCTGGACCAGAAGTTCGGTCAGGATGCGCGCTACACGCAGATGGCCGGCGGCTGGAACCAGTACGCCGCAGGGCAGGCAATGCTCGGTGCGGGCGAGGGGATGGCCAAGGGAGGTGGAGACGCTGGCGTCGCGGGCCTCGGGGCGCAGATGGCCGTCGGCGTCGGGATGGCGCACATGATGAACCCGGCGCACCAGCAGGGGTACGGGCATCAGGGCTACCCTGGCGCTCCTCCTCAGGGCGCTCCGCCCGGCTACCCCGGCGCCCCTCCTGGTTACCCCGGCGCGCCACAGGGCTATCCGGGCGCTCCGCAAGGGTACCCTGGCGCGCCGCAGCCCGCCGCAGCCGCGGGCGCCGGTGGGGCTCAGACGGTCGAGCAGCGGTTGCAGCGGCTCGCTGAGCTGAAGAGCAAGGGCCTGATCTCCGAAGAGGATTTCCAGGCACGCAAAGCGAAGATCCTCGAAGAGATCTGA
- a CDS encoding CopG family ribbon-helix-helix protein: MSDLVRFGVAMDRSLLGDFDRRIAGRGYENRSEALRDLIRADLTRAAFEGGARVAATLTLVSTPSARENGGRLAEIERENASLIVASLVVPLDRERTMQVTALRGRASDLAAMAGQIGGLKGVLSCELSVAAPLPEPA, encoded by the coding sequence ATGAGCGACCTGGTCCGATTCGGCGTGGCCATGGACCGCAGCCTGCTCGGCGACTTCGATCGGCGCATCGCCGGAAGGGGTTACGAGAACCGCTCCGAAGCCCTCCGCGATCTCATCCGCGCCGACCTCACCCGCGCCGCGTTCGAGGGAGGCGCCCGCGTCGCCGCGACCCTCACCCTGGTCAGCACCCCCTCCGCTCGCGAAAACGGTGGGCGGCTTGCCGAGATCGAGCGCGAGAACGCCTCCCTCATCGTCGCAAGCCTCGTCGTCCCCCTCGACCGGGAGCGCACCATGCAGGTCACCGCGCTGCGCGGCCGCGCCTCCGATCTCGCGGCCATGGCGGGACAGATCGGTGGCCTCAAGGGCGTCCTCTCCTGCGAGCTGTCCGTTGCTGCCCCACTCCCGGAGCCAGCGTGA
- a CDS encoding MerR family transcriptional regulator — protein sequence MLDRIEQEHAQGITSSEILDLFAAHGLKFSEATLRKYVQLGLLPRSVRVGRKGKHQGSQGMYPASVVRQIQRIKDMMAQDYTIEEIQREFLFVRGDIEELERTMAKVFDALKEAAKERRSETSGRAIAQDLSTAEVLARELVAKLTMLEERLMAQARLSRGLMSSKQAASS from the coding sequence GTGCTAGATCGCATCGAGCAGGAGCACGCCCAGGGGATCACGTCGAGTGAGATCCTCGACCTGTTCGCCGCTCACGGGCTCAAGTTCAGCGAAGCGACGCTGAGGAAGTATGTGCAGCTCGGCCTGCTCCCGCGAAGTGTGCGGGTGGGCCGAAAAGGCAAGCATCAGGGCTCCCAGGGGATGTATCCGGCCAGCGTGGTCCGACAGATCCAGCGGATCAAGGACATGATGGCGCAGGACTACACCATCGAGGAGATCCAGAGGGAGTTCCTGTTCGTCAGGGGTGACATCGAAGAGCTGGAGCGGACGATGGCGAAGGTCTTCGATGCACTCAAGGAAGCCGCAAAAGAGCGGCGAAGTGAGACGAGTGGGCGAGCCATCGCGCAGGACCTGAGCACGGCTGAGGTCCTGGCGCGTGAGCTCGTCGCGAAGCTCACCATGCTCGAGGAGCGCTTGATGGCTCAGGCGCGGCTCTCGAGAGGATTGATGTCTTCAAAGCAGGCTGCTTCCTCCTAA
- a CDS encoding serine/threonine-protein kinase, translating into MADALDWSPSVDPLIGTIVGGRYEVLSLLGEGGMGTVYEVRHATLGRTLAMKVLRRDIAKDPDLVARFTQEAKAAAGIGHPNIVTVMDFGSIDAGSKDVSRPFFVMELLEGRSLGALLRAEKLVTPARVAPLFIQCARALEAAHKAGVVHRDLKPDNLFIVRKGDAEVVKLLDFGVAKVAGNRRLTRVGMVFGTPHYMSPEQAEGKHVDARTDVYALGVIMYECFSGRVPFEADTYMGVLTKHMFAVPEPLERVAPDAAALGSFGPLVMRCLAKRVEERFPSMAELADALELALTNPKEAAAGSGGERPRRPAMRLRDSNPMLGPVQLPREVDAPPSSKSRSTWVALGVAAVVLPVAALLGVRALQGTVENPETALGASGSRTSEASASLLEPTAAPSTSAAQNVVPSVPTAVGAVSAEVSAVSGVAPRSGGSNVSTLTGQGQGAGRGTPATTAKPRESGDLVDPWRNTK; encoded by the coding sequence TTGGCCGATGCGCTGGACTGGAGTCCCAGCGTCGATCCGCTGATCGGGACGATCGTGGGCGGGCGCTACGAGGTCCTCTCGTTACTGGGCGAGGGCGGCATGGGCACCGTGTACGAGGTGCGCCACGCCACGCTGGGGCGGACGCTGGCGATGAAGGTGCTGCGGCGAGACATCGCCAAGGACCCTGATCTGGTCGCCAGGTTCACCCAGGAAGCCAAGGCGGCGGCAGGGATCGGGCACCCGAACATCGTGACGGTGATGGACTTCGGGTCGATCGACGCAGGCTCGAAGGACGTGAGCCGACCGTTCTTCGTGATGGAGCTGCTGGAGGGCCGATCACTCGGGGCGCTGCTCCGCGCGGAGAAGCTGGTGACGCCGGCTCGGGTCGCGCCGCTGTTCATCCAGTGCGCTCGGGCGCTGGAGGCCGCGCACAAGGCGGGGGTGGTGCACCGGGATCTGAAGCCGGACAACCTGTTCATCGTCCGCAAAGGGGACGCGGAAGTGGTGAAGCTGCTCGACTTCGGTGTGGCCAAGGTGGCGGGCAACCGTCGGCTGACCCGGGTGGGGATGGTTTTCGGGACGCCGCATTACATGAGCCCGGAGCAAGCAGAAGGGAAGCACGTGGACGCGCGCACCGATGTGTATGCGCTCGGCGTGATCATGTACGAGTGCTTCTCGGGCAGGGTGCCTTTCGAAGCCGACACGTACATGGGTGTGCTCACCAAGCATATGTTCGCCGTACCCGAGCCGCTCGAGCGGGTCGCGCCCGATGCGGCGGCGCTGGGGTCGTTCGGGCCGCTCGTGATGCGCTGCCTCGCGAAGCGTGTCGAGGAACGGTTCCCTTCGATGGCGGAGCTGGCCGATGCGCTCGAGCTGGCGCTGACCAACCCGAAGGAGGCGGCGGCAGGGAGCGGAGGTGAGCGTCCTCGGCGTCCGGCGATGCGGCTCCGGGACAGCAACCCGATGCTCGGGCCCGTGCAGCTTCCCAGGGAAGTGGATGCGCCGCCCTCCTCGAAGTCGAGGTCGACGTGGGTCGCGCTCGGCGTCGCCGCGGTGGTGTTGCCGGTGGCGGCACTGCTCGGGGTGCGGGCCTTGCAAGGAACGGTCGAGAACCCGGAGACCGCGCTTGGCGCTTCGGGGTCGCGGACGTCGGAGGCTTCCGCGTCGCTCCTGGAGCCGACTGCTGCTCCCTCGACGAGCGCAGCGCAAAACGTGGTGCCGAGCGTGCCGACGGCCGTGGGGGCCGTGAGCGCGGAGGTGAGCGCCGTGTCTGGCGTGGCACCACGTTCCGGTGGTTCGAACGTCTCGACGCTCACCGGACAGGGGCAGGGAGCCGGACGGGGGACCCCTGCGACCACGGCGAAGCCGAGAGAGTCGGGCGACCTCGTGGACCCCTGGCGCAACACGAAATAG
- a CDS encoding septal ring lytic transglycosylase RlpA family protein yields the protein MLTAACSSGTSRPPVVPTSPASEPPSASGDSGDIQGERGRASYYSDRLAGRSTASGEPYRPGLLTAAHRKLPFGTVVDVIRADGRRVRVTINDRGPFTKGRIIDLSRKAAEAIGMIREGVVDVTVVVVSKPPSRR from the coding sequence ATGCTGACGGCTGCTTGCAGCAGCGGGACCAGCCGCCCCCCCGTAGTGCCCACGAGCCCTGCGTCCGAGCCCCCTTCTGCCTCCGGTGACTCCGGCGACATCCAGGGAGAGCGCGGCCGTGCCAGCTACTACAGCGATCGCCTCGCGGGCCGGTCCACCGCCAGCGGCGAGCCCTATCGGCCCGGCCTCCTCACGGCGGCGCATCGGAAGCTGCCGTTCGGCACGGTGGTCGACGTGATCCGCGCCGATGGTCGGCGCGTCCGGGTGACGATCAACGATCGCGGCCCCTTCACGAAGGGGCGGATCATCGACCTCTCGCGCAAGGCTGCCGAGGCCATCGGCATGATCCGCGAGGGGGTGGTCGACGTCACCGTGGTGGTGGTGTCGAAGCCCCCCTCGCGCCGCTGA
- a CDS encoding sigma factor-like helix-turn-helix DNA-binding protein, with the protein MVSDSGLEVFEGAGAEAGDVELEELGGPVVEGALARKAELATSASAVTREQRRSRRKREVRARTISVKRMTKRELEIGRMLYPETDYYKPRTRAECVDGPRPCPYVSCKHHLYLDVSPRTGAIKLNFPDLEASEMNESCALDIADRGGTTLEDVGAIMNLTRERIRQVEVKALAKLEALRDMNALRDYVDEGPVGKRRLPVLNRPEVDDADEDLDDEDLDDDMEDGDGFGGDRALAASEDAVEFDGGE; encoded by the coding sequence ATGGTGTCTGATAGCGGGCTGGAGGTGTTCGAGGGTGCAGGGGCCGAGGCCGGTGACGTCGAGCTCGAGGAGCTCGGGGGGCCGGTCGTGGAAGGCGCGCTGGCGCGCAAGGCCGAGCTGGCGACATCGGCCAGCGCCGTCACCCGCGAGCAGCGTCGCTCGCGGCGCAAGCGCGAGGTGCGTGCGCGAACCATCAGCGTCAAGCGGATGACGAAGCGCGAGCTCGAGATCGGAAGGATGCTTTACCCCGAGACCGACTACTACAAGCCGCGTACCCGCGCGGAATGTGTGGATGGTCCGAGGCCCTGTCCTTACGTGTCGTGCAAGCACCACCTGTACCTGGATGTTTCGCCACGTACGGGGGCGATCAAGCTCAATTTCCCCGATCTCGAGGCGTCGGAGATGAACGAGTCCTGCGCGCTCGACATCGCCGATCGGGGAGGCACCACGCTCGAGGACGTGGGTGCGATCATGAACCTCACCCGGGAGCGGATCCGTCAGGTGGAGGTCAAGGCGCTGGCAAAGCTGGAGGCGCTGCGCGACATGAACGCGCTGCGCGACTACGTCGATGAAGGGCCTGTCGGCAAGCGCCGCCTTCCGGTGCTGAACCGGCCCGAAGTGGACGACGCCGATGAGGACCTGGACGACGAGGACCTCGACGACGACATGGAGGACGGCGACGGGTTCGGCGGTGATCGCGCGCTGGCAGCGAGCGAGGATGCCGTCGAGTTCGACGGCGGCGAGTGA
- a CDS encoding PQQ-binding-like beta-propeller repeat protein has protein sequence MHGLSLVADNTLPSSPEPALLHELLELLERSPRERGAPAWIEDPAALPLHAEADPVALICDLADAVADVATGRRGRAVVRLCVEPEPWELGLERAGRDIHATTFQGGEVPAVALHERRVAGQGLCAFVLAALDRAGRSASPTQVPRLAAARRRLEGALPFPDEEATTDLAVVGVEPTGEIPVVIASEVLLRSNTAPESGGATESRSSGAKSVPPPVQRSDLFSLLFRGRVRVAVGEHARELPDVLVFVVAEQLTALALEALDAWTRSRPYHRRVTAGGALLGIRVHGEGGLSLSLGLSRPREVGPSRGSDRGESRTQPWTFPAVDVAALAQGVIAFGRALCRTLSRRDRSQASNLRLHAFRARVRELSERLREVTRNDAKINEAPESYRAFAEATRAAAAQATADTFSRTRLRFSARWVTAIPSLDLRSTFLCGDVLVAGTAREICCLDRRTGELVWQQPAPRAVSVMTPVGLGRLLPDGTLCLHDLTSGEVAWSTRLSPRAGGSAAGAVVSAPGLPRTLIVSEGARHLAAVDLHGGDVRWRYAARRGESFRLRRAGKLVVVVSGEPSLSALDVLTGEVVWRFCDRLRFNAPVAVDHDALFALAGDGALVGRGGARLHHLDPWSGAARWSVDLPAHGAPVGAPLLAAETVCVVTHGRRGTGLVAYDRQTGAARFDVAICAGAASCMVVDDVIVVNSEGGELIGVGALDGQIRYRHVFGGGAEGDRPRRLEPVLRSGALFVPQSEVHVVRSRDGAPLGKVPTDLIPDLLRVDERCDVYVAEESGHIAAFTAGPRLSLVS, from the coding sequence ATGCACGGACTGTCTCTCGTCGCTGACAACACCCTCCCCTCCTCGCCCGAGCCGGCCCTCCTCCATGAGCTCCTCGAGCTGCTGGAGCGCTCGCCCCGGGAGCGTGGAGCCCCGGCCTGGATCGAGGATCCTGCGGCGCTCCCTCTGCACGCCGAGGCGGATCCGGTCGCCTTGATCTGCGATCTCGCCGATGCGGTCGCCGACGTGGCCACCGGCCGCCGCGGGCGCGCCGTGGTGCGCCTCTGCGTGGAACCGGAACCCTGGGAACTCGGCCTGGAGCGCGCCGGGCGCGACATCCACGCGACCACGTTCCAGGGTGGAGAGGTCCCCGCCGTCGCGCTGCACGAGCGTCGGGTGGCGGGCCAGGGCCTCTGCGCGTTCGTGCTGGCCGCGCTCGATCGCGCGGGCCGCAGCGCCTCCCCCACGCAGGTGCCTCGGCTGGCTGCCGCGCGGCGTCGCCTGGAGGGGGCGCTGCCGTTCCCCGACGAAGAGGCCACGACGGATCTCGCCGTGGTCGGTGTGGAGCCCACGGGCGAGATCCCCGTCGTCATCGCGTCCGAGGTGCTGCTGCGTTCGAACACCGCCCCGGAGAGCGGAGGCGCCACCGAGAGCCGCAGCAGTGGCGCAAAGTCGGTGCCGCCGCCCGTCCAGCGCTCCGACCTGTTCTCGTTGCTCTTCCGAGGGCGGGTGCGCGTCGCGGTGGGCGAGCATGCTCGGGAGCTGCCCGACGTGCTGGTGTTCGTCGTGGCCGAGCAACTGACGGCGCTCGCGCTGGAGGCGCTGGATGCCTGGACCCGTAGCCGGCCTTACCACCGCCGCGTGACGGCTGGCGGGGCGCTCCTGGGAATCCGGGTGCATGGGGAGGGTGGGCTGTCGCTGAGCCTGGGGCTTTCACGCCCGCGGGAGGTGGGCCCGTCGCGCGGCAGCGATCGCGGGGAGTCGCGGACGCAACCCTGGACGTTCCCTGCGGTGGATGTGGCAGCGCTCGCCCAAGGGGTGATCGCGTTCGGCAGGGCGCTGTGCCGGACCCTCTCGCGGCGCGATCGGTCGCAGGCCTCGAACCTGCGGCTCCACGCGTTCCGTGCGCGGGTGCGGGAGCTGTCGGAGCGGCTCCGCGAGGTGACGCGCAACGACGCCAAGATCAACGAAGCGCCGGAGAGCTACCGGGCCTTCGCAGAAGCGACCCGGGCCGCCGCGGCCCAGGCGACCGCCGATACGTTCTCGAGGACGCGGCTCCGCTTCTCGGCGCGCTGGGTGACGGCGATCCCGTCGCTCGATCTGCGCTCGACGTTCCTCTGCGGGGACGTGCTGGTGGCGGGGACGGCCAGAGAGATCTGCTGCCTCGATCGACGGACCGGGGAGCTGGTGTGGCAGCAGCCTGCCCCTCGGGCGGTGAGCGTGATGACGCCGGTCGGCCTGGGTCGGCTCCTGCCAGACGGGACGCTGTGCCTGCACGACCTGACGAGCGGCGAGGTCGCCTGGTCCACGCGGCTCTCGCCACGCGCCGGGGGCAGCGCGGCGGGGGCGGTGGTCAGCGCGCCCGGGTTGCCGCGTACGCTGATCGTCAGCGAGGGGGCACGGCACCTGGCGGCGGTGGATCTGCACGGAGGCGATGTGCGCTGGCGCTATGCGGCGCGTCGGGGGGAGAGCTTCCGGCTGCGGCGCGCTGGCAAGCTGGTGGTGGTGGTGAGCGGGGAGCCTTCGCTCTCGGCCCTGGACGTGCTCACGGGTGAGGTGGTGTGGCGCTTCTGTGATCGGCTGCGCTTCAACGCGCCGGTGGCCGTGGATCACGACGCCCTTTTCGCGCTGGCTGGCGATGGCGCGCTGGTGGGGCGAGGCGGAGCACGCCTGCATCACCTCGATCCGTGGTCCGGTGCAGCGCGGTGGAGTGTGGATCTGCCGGCACACGGCGCTCCCGTCGGCGCGCCGTTGCTCGCAGCAGAGACGGTGTGCGTGGTGACCCATGGTCGCCGCGGGACGGGGCTGGTCGCATACGACCGACAGACCGGCGCCGCGCGGTTCGATGTGGCCATCTGTGCCGGAGCGGCGTCGTGCATGGTGGTCGACGACGTGATCGTGGTGAACAGCGAGGGCGGCGAGCTGATCGGGGTCGGCGCGCTGGACGGCCAGATCCGTTACCGTCACGTGTTCGGCGGGGGTGCGGAGGGGGATCGACCTCGTCGTCTGGAGCCGGTGCTGCGCTCGGGCGCGCTGTTCGTTCCCCAGAGCGAGGTGCATGTGGTGCGCTCGCGCGATGGTGCCCCGCTCGGAAAGGTTCCGACCGATCTGATCCCGGATCTGCTTCGGGTCGATGAGCGCTGTGACGTGTACGTCGCCGAGGAGAGCGGGCACATTGCCGCGTTCACCGCAGGCCCTCGGCTCAGCCTGGTGTCCTGA